From the genome of Ananas comosus cultivar F153 linkage group 18, ASM154086v1, whole genome shotgun sequence, one region includes:
- the LOC109724486 gene encoding ricin B-like lectin R40G3 has product MDYFRRNRRYVSRRDDDDECVDLPVAGAYASPGYAPPYPSGANNVSCEGYGTGGRTLPPQPTVRIFCRADNSYSLAVRDGNVVLAPTNPKDDYQHWIKDMRFSTKVKDEEGYPAFALVNKATGEAIKHSFGQSHPVRLVPYDPEYLDESVLWTESRDVGRGFRCIRMVNNIYLNFDAFHGDKDHGGVHDGTTVVLWKWCKGDNQSWKIVPYY; this is encoded by the exons ATGGACTACTTCCGCCGCAACCGCCGCTACGTCTCCCgccgcgacgacgacgacgagtgCGTCGACCTCCCCGTGGCCGGTGCCTACGCTTCCCCCGGCTATGCGCCGCCTTATCCGTCCGGCGCCAACAACGTGAGCTGCGAGGGATACGGGACCGGCGGCAGGACCCTCCCGCCGCAGCCCACCGTGCGCATCTTCTGCCGCGCCGACAATAGCTACAGCCTCGCCGTCAGGGACGGCAACGTAGTCCTTGCGCCCACGAATCCCAAAGATGACTACCAG CACTGGATCAAGGACATGAGGTTCAGCACAAAGGTGAAGGATGAAGAGGGTTATCCTGCTTTTGCTTTGGTGAACAAAGCAACTGGGGAAGCTATCAAGCACTCATTTGGCCAATCCCACCCT GTTAGGCTCGTCCCCTACGATCCGGAATATCTCGACGAGTCGGTGCTGTGGACCGAGAGCAGGGACGTAGGCCGCGGATTCCGCTGCATAAGGATGGTTAACAACATCTACTTGAACTTCGACGCGTTCCACGGAGATAAGGACCATGGCGGCGTGCATGATGGAACCACCGTTGTGCTGTGGAAGTGGTGCAAGGGCGATAACCAAAGTTGGAAGATCGTTCCCTACTACT gA